One genomic window of Plasmodium coatneyi strain Hackeri chromosome 12, complete sequence includes the following:
- a CDS encoding Serine/threonine protein kinase, with protein sequence MSNTYATKVRKNNCANMHIDSPIFPIVVVTTKALIQNGIKCKCKISPPFVETSKFEQGLTSSRAT encoded by the exons ATGAGCAATACCTATGCTACC AAAGTCCGAAAGAACAACTGTGCCAACATGCACATCGACTCTCCCATCTTTCCCATCGTGGTCGTCACGACCAAAGC CTTGATCCAGAACGGCATCAAG TGCAAGTGCAAaatctcccccccttttgtagAGACGTCCAAATTCGAGCAGGGTCTCACCTCAAGTAGAGCGACATAA